A window of Ipomoea triloba cultivar NCNSP0323 chromosome 2, ASM357664v1 contains these coding sequences:
- the LOC116009976 gene encoding zinc transporter 11-like, whose product MPRFLLFVAFLLFLVVSAAAHGGHDDDDADSGGESEKPDLRSRPLILVKIWCLIIVFVGTFAGGISPYFLKWNEGFLVLGTQFAGGVFLGTALMHFLSDANETFEELSDKEYPFAFMLASAGYLLTMFADCVISYVYSKQINVSDKPAADLELQGNTEGRNFNGIGTTHPQSQGCDGNESHFLHASSLGDSLLLIFALCFHSVFEGIAIGVADTKADAWKALWTVCLHKIFAAIAMGIALLRMIPNRPLLSCVAYSFAFAISSPVGVAIGIIIDATTQGAVADWIYAISMGIACGVFIYVSINHLLSKGYKPQKTVGVDKPHFKFMAVLLGIGVIAIVMIWDT is encoded by the exons ATGCCTCGCTTTCTTCTCTTCGTCGCTTTCCTCCTCTTCCTCGTCGTCTCCGCCGCCGCTCACGGCGGCCACGACGACGACGATGCCGACTCCGGCGGCGAATCCGAGAAGCCTGACCTGAGATCTCGGCCGTTGATTTTGGTGAAGATATGGTGCCTGATTATCGTGTTCGTGGGGACTTTTGCGGGAGGGATTTCCCCTTATTTTTTGAAGTGGAACGAGGGGTTCTTGGTGCTGGGAACGCAGTTCGCCGGCGGCGTGTTTCTGGGGACGGCTCTGATGCATTTCTTGAGCGACGCGAATGAGACTTTTGAGGAGCTGAGTGATAAAGAGTACCCATTTGCGTTCATGCTCGCCAGTGCGGGATATCTTCTCACCATGTTTGCCGATTGTGTGATTTCCTATGTTTATAGCAAGCAAATTAATGTATCTGATAAACCCGCCGCCGATCTTGAGCTCCAAG GGAACACCGAGGGTAGAAATTTCAATGGAATTGGGACCACCCATCCACAATCACAG GGCTGTGATGGCAACGAAAGCCATTTCTTGCACGCATCTTCACTGGGTGACAGTTTGCTTCTGATATTCGCGCTGTGTTTCCATTCAGTCTTCGAAGGGATCGCCATTGGAGTAGCAGACACCAAAGCGGATGCATGGAAGGCGCTTTGGACAGTCTGTTTGCACAAAATATTTGCAGCTATAGCAATGGGGATAGCACTGCTCAGAATGATCCCAAATCGCCCGCTCTTATCCTGCGTAGCTTACTCGTTCGCGTTCGCCATCTCCAGCCCAGTGGGCGTCGCCATCGGGATCATAATCGACGCCACAACTCAAGGTGCAGTGGCAGACTGGATTTACGCCATCTCCATGGGCATTGCCTGTGGGGTTTTCATTTATGTTTCGATTAACCATCTGCTCTCCAAGGGTTACAAGCCCCAGAAGACGGTCGGTGTCGATAAGCCTCATTTCAAGTTCATGGCTGTTCTCCTGGGCATTGGAGTCATTGCAATTGTCATGATCTGGGACACCTGA
- the LOC116009977 gene encoding uncharacterized protein LOC116009977: MTGIAIVLDLLRKNPSFSGQTLHSYGVFSAKLAASAAAASIGATTPFAYRAFLGNTGTRVALCDAGTGFTDDYISSLKSDSTVNLEAYSSKVYFIEQKPLLSAFYWRNFALTSLRSLLLFYLPLLEPHAKMEDDDEDDEDFLQDSQEEQRVDLITPLKKSAKQICRETTVVTTRRVLERLAVHYVSQRMAWKLLKDVPRSAVRKAGRGMPTLVYIYSVTRTTFRGHCLGVLASWIVQVGIDICRLFRSKDDSEEKVMLLGKKVYIATVRCGASLVFASIGAGIGASFLRPSTGQWIGCAIGDVAGPVIVSMCFEKVLHLEL; the protein is encoded by the exons atgaCTGGGATTGCGATTGTGTTGGATCTGCTTCGGAAAAACCCAAGCTTCAGTGGCCAGACCCTCCACTCTTATGGCGTCTTCTCAGCTAAACTCGCCGCATCTGCTGCCGCAGCTTCTATTGGTGCAACCACTCCTTTTGCTTATAGGGCCTTTCTCGG TAACACTGGGACAAGAGTTGCACTTTGCGATGCTGGCACTGGATTCACCGATGATTACATATCTAGCTTAAAAAGTGATTCAACAGTTAACCTAGAAGCATACAGTTCCAAAGTATACTTCATTGAGCAAAAACCATTGCTTTCGGCATTTTATTGGAGAAATTTTGCCCTTACATCCTTGAGGTCTCTCCTATTATTTTACTTGCCTCTTCTGGAGCCCCATGCAAAGatggaggatgatgatgaggacgatgAAGACTTTCTACAAGACTCTCAGGAAGAGCAGCGTGTTGATTTGATTACTCCTTTAAAGAAGTCGGCTAAACAAATTTGTCGTGAG ACCACAGTTGTAACTACTAGACGTGTGTTGGAAAGACTTGCTGTCCATTATGTCTCGCAGCGCATGGCATGGAAACTCCTCAAAG ATGTTCCCAGGTCAGCTGTTCGCAAGGCTGGAAGAGGAATGCCAACTTTGGTCTACATATACAGTGTTACCAGAACAACTTTCAGAG GTCATTGCCTTGGAGTCCTGGCATCTTGGATTGTCCAAGTTGGGATAGATATATGCCGACTCTTTAGATCAAAGGATGACAGCGAAGAAAAAGTTATGCTGCTTGGAAAGAAGGTTTACATTGCTACTGTTAGGTGTGGTGCATCTCTTGTTTTCGCGTCAATCGGGGCCGGAATAGGAGCTTCATTCCTTCGCCCTTCAACCGGCCAGTGGATAG GATGTGCAATCGGGGATGTGGCTGGACCCGTCATTGTTTCAATGTGCTTCGAGAAAGTTCTTCATCTCGAACTTTAA
- the LOC116009926 gene encoding uncharacterized protein LOC116009926 has protein sequence MAAGDYCFVEWKEQFVSKERGNRVVHYFLKDSTGESVLAVVGTERSVRHMFYVVSEEFLKVHGAETSVHAGFRWRSRREVVNWLTSMLSKQNRQNDRSKSPKDDPTSRVNFEQSEMADDKGRLARNLKGLSSDIVWSGEPWTCGKQLKHYPGFGRNGIAIAIHSFVFVMAEKENRYLAYLDDMYEDRKGQKKVKIRWFHFNREVRGVVSLRNPNPREVFITPYAQVISAECVDGPAIVLTRAHYDKCAAVFPSDLLSRVHFCYRQFKNNRVKPFELGKLRGYFNQPIFSCFSPDFFEDEEFATRDEIKVGAKRPRNYEEDEMKTYEKSYQKLKSSFFDRRMSSHKQVEGPLWHMLNLKADEKIEFLCQDSGMRGCWFRCTVLEISRRQLKIRYDDIEDEDGCGYLEEWVPAFRQARPDKLGMRNPGRPTIRPARPCEDGDRTFEVGVSVDTWWSDGWWEGVITDTRNYGVEGYQVYIPSENLFLSVDRKNIRISKDWVGDQWVDIETHPDILSVITAIANQEIKISESSPTSKEANCPNSPTLDQKVPSSAGLSVDEKTPDSEEAKQTPIDGASKDAVSPNNGKPQDDLPETRPSDGISEDLGVVNGDKQETVEHEEEECKGNAISCSNEANTAEKPDSDDNVVDNNSTNNDTLDKNVDEDKTAEPDNAGQREDEVEPMDVTTS, from the exons ATGGCGGCCGGTGATTATTGTTTCGTGGAATGGAAAGAACAGTTTGTTTCAAAAGAGAGGGGGAACCGTGTGGTTCATTATTTCTTGAAGGACAGTACAGGGGAATCTGTTCTTGCGGTTGTGGGCACGGAGAGAAGTGTGCGCCACATGTTCTATGTTGTTTCAGAGGAGTTCTTGAAAGTACATGGAGCTGAGACTTCTGTCCATGCTGGTTTTAGATGGAGATCAAGGAGAGAGGTTGTGAATTGGCTCACATCTATGCTATCCAAACAGAATAGGCAGAATGATCGCTCAA AATCGCCAAAAGATGATCCGACCTCCAGAGTCAATTTTGAACAAAGTGAGATGGCAGATGATAAG GGTCGTCTTGCTAGGAATTTAAAAGGACTTTCTTCTGACATAGTATGGTCAGGTGAACCATGGACATGTGGTAAACAGCTAAAGCACTACCCGGGATTTGGCAGGAATGGGATTGCAATAGCT ATACACTCATTTGTCTTTGTGATGGCTGAAAAAGAGAATCGCTACCTTGCATATCTGGACGATATGTACGAGGACAGGAAGGGCCAGAAAAAGGTCAAGATAAGATGGTTCCACTTTAATCGGGAAGTCAGAGGTGTTGTCTCCTTACGGAATCCAAATCCCAGAGAAGTTTTTATTACGCCTTATGCCCAAGTCATCAGTGCAGAGTGTGTTGACGGTCCTGCAATTGTATTAACTAGGGCACATTATGATAAATGTGCAGCTGTTTTTCCAAGTGACTTGCTATCAAGAGTACATTTTTGCTATAGACAATTTAAGAACAACAGAGTAAAGCCTTTTGAGCTGGGTAAATTGCGTGGCTATTTTAATCAGCCAATTTTCTCGTGTTTTAGTCCTGACTTTTTCGAAGATGAAGAGTTTGCCACAAGAGACGAAATAAAAGTTGGAGCTAAAAGGCCAAGAAATTATGAAGAGGATGAGATGAAGACGTATGAAAAATCATATCAGAAGTTGAAAAGTAGTTTTTTTGATAGGAGAATGAGCTCCCACAAGCAAGTTGAAGGCCCGCTTTGGCATATGCTAAATCTTAAGGCTGATGAAAAGATTGAATTTCTATGCCAAGATAGTGGAATGCGAGGCTGCTGGTTCAGATGCACAGTCCTGGAAATTTCCCGAAGACAACTAAAAATTCGATATGATGACATAGAGGATGAAGATGGTTGCGGTTACCTTGAG GAGTGGGTCCCTGCATTTAGACAAGCCAGGCCTGATAAACTTGGAATGAGAAATCCTGGCCGTCCAACAATTAGACCTGCTCGACCTTGTGAAGATGGAGACCGTACCTTTGAGGTAGGAGTTTCAGTTGATACTTGGTGGAGCGATGGCTGGTGGGAAGGCGTTATTACTGACACCAGAAACTACGGGGTTGAAGGCTATCAAGTTTATATTCCCA GTGAAAATCTGTTCTTGAGTGTAGATAGAAAGAACATAAGAATTTCAAAAGACTGGGTTGGAGATCAGTGGGTTGATATCGAGACACATCCCGACATTCTTTCAGTGATAACTGCTATTGCCAACCAAGAGATAAAGATCTCTGAGTCGTCTCCTACTTCTAAGGAAGCAAATTGTCCTAATTCTCCCACTTTGGATCAAAAAGTTCCCTCGAGTGCGGGGCTAAGTGTGGACGAGAAGACCCCTGATTCTGAAGAAGCGAAACAAACCCCAATTGATGGTGCCTCAAAAGACGCGGTTTCCCCCAACAATGGAAAACCGCAAGATGATTTGCCAGAAACAAGACCGAGTGATGGGATCTCGGAAGATTTAGGCGTGGTCAACGGTGACAAACAAGAAACCGTAGAACACGAAGAAGAGGAGTGTAAGGGTAATGCCATCAGCTGCAGCAACGAAGCCAACACTGCCGAGAAACCTGACAGTGACGATAATGTTGTTGATAACAATAGCACCAACAACGACACTCTTGACAAAAACGTCGATGAAGATAAAACAGCTGAACCCGACAATGCTGGTCAAAGAGAAGACGAAGTGGAACCCATGGATGTCACGACGTCCTAG